In one Piliocolobus tephrosceles isolate RC106 unplaced genomic scaffold, ASM277652v3 unscaffolded_19454, whole genome shotgun sequence genomic region, the following are encoded:
- the LOC111532093 gene encoding DIS3-like exonuclease 2 produces the protein MLLANMAVAHKIHRAFPGQALLRRHPPPQTRMLSDLVEFCDQMGLPVDFSSAGALNKSLTQTFGDDKYSLARKEVLTNMCSRPMQMALYFCSGLLQDPAQFRHYALNVPLYTHFTSPIRRFADVLVHRLLAAALGYREQLDMAPDTLQKQADHCNDRRMASKRVQELSTGLFFAVLVKESGPLESEAMVMGVLNQAFDVLVLRYGVQKRIYCNALALRSHHFQKVGKKPELTLVWEPEDMEQEPAQQVITIFSLVEVVLQAESTALKYSAILKRPDTHGHLGPEKEEEEEEESDGEPEDSSTS, from the exons ATgctcttggccaacatggcagtgGCCCACAAGATCCACCGCGCCTTCCCCGGGCAGGCCCTGCTGCGCCGGCACCCCCCACCCCAGACAAGGATGCTCAGTGACCTGGTGGAATTCTGCGACCAGATGGGGCTGCCCGTGGACTTCAGCTCCGCAGGAGCCCTCAAT AAAAGCCTGACCCAAACATTTGGAGATGACAAGTACTCACTGGCCCGGAAGGAGGTGCTCACCAACATGTGCTCCCGGCCCATGCAG ATGGCACTGTACTTCTGCTCGGGGCTGCTGCAGGACCCGGCGCAGTTCCGGCACTACGCGCTCAACGTGCCCCTGTACACACACTTCACGTCGCCCATCCGCCGCTTTGCCGACGTCCTGGTGCACCGCCTCCTGGCTGCCGCGCTAG GCTATAGAGAGCAACTAGACATGGCGCCCGATACCCTGCAGAAGCAGGCGGACCACTGCAACGACCGCCGCATGGCGTCCAAGCGCGTGCAGGAGCTCAGCACCGGTCTCTTCTTTGCCGTTCTGGTCAAG GAGAGTGGCCCCCTGGAGTCAGAAGCCATGGTGATGGGCGTCCTGAACCAAGCCTTCGACGTGCTGGTGCTGCGCTACGGCGTGCAGAAGCGCATCTACTGCAAC GCACTGGCCCTGCGGTCCCACCACTTCCAGAAGGTGGGAAAAAAGCCGGAGCTCACACTGGTCTGGGAGCCTGAGGACATGGAGCAGGAGCCAGCACAGCAG GTCATCACCATCTTCAGCCTGGTGGAGGTGGTCCTGCAGGCAGAGTCCACAGCCCTCAAGTACAGCGCCATCCTGAAGCGGCCAGACACCCACGGCCACCTGGGccctgagaaggaggaggaggaggaggaggagtctgatGGTGAGCCCGAGGACTCAAGCACCAGCTGA